The following proteins are encoded in a genomic region of Amblyraja radiata isolate CabotCenter1 chromosome 19, sAmbRad1.1.pri, whole genome shotgun sequence:
- the yeats4 gene encoding YEATS domain-containing protein 4, giving the protein MFKRMAEFGPDSGGRVKGVTIVKPIVFGNVARYFGKKREEDGHTHQWTVYVKPYRNEDMSAYVKKIQFKLHESYGNPLRVVTKPPYEITETGWGEFEIIIKIFFIDPNERPVTLYHLLKLFQSDSNVMLGKKTVVSEFYDEMIFQDPTAMMQQLLTTSRQLTLGAYKHETEFAELEVKTREKLEAAKKKTSFEIAEFKERLKASREAINYLKSEIKKIEDDDQGKES; this is encoded by the exons ATGTTCAAGAGAATGGCGGAGTTCGGGCCTGACTCCGGGGGGAGAGTGAAG GGTGTCACAATAGTTAAGCCAATCGTCTTTGGAAATGTTGCTCGTTATTTTGGAAAGAAGCGAGAGGAGGATGGACATACTCATCAGTGGACGGTGTATGTTAAACCTTACAGAAATGAA GACATGTCAGCATATGTGAAGAAAATACAATTCAAGCTGCATGAAAGTTATGGTAACCCTCTGAGAG TTGTCACCAAGCCTCCATATGAAATCACAGAAACTGGATGGGGTGAATTTGAAATTATAATCAAAATTTTCTTCATTGATCCAAATGAAAGACCG GTAACACTGTATCACTTGCTGAAGCTGTTTCAGTCTGATAGTAATGTAATGTTGGGCAAAAAGACAGTGGTCTCTGAATTTTATGATGAAATG ATCTTCCAAGATCCCACAGCAATGATGCAACAACTGTTGACAACGTCTCGGCAGTTGACACTTGGAGCATACAAACATGAAACTGAGT TTGCAGAACTTGAAGTTAAGACCAGGGAAAAGCTAGAAGCTGCCAAAAAGAAGACCAGCTTTGAAATTGCAGAGTTTAAAGAAAGATTAAAAGCAAGTCGAGAAGCAATTAACTATTTAAAGAGTGAAATAAAAAAGATTgaagatgatgatcaaggaaaggaaaGCTGA